A region of Pyxidicoccus trucidator DNA encodes the following proteins:
- a CDS encoding periplasmic heavy metal sensor has product MFGFFFGTACLAGLIYTLRGGRRWHHHHRGGGRWGRARLRWLFERLETSPGQEKVIVKTVEELTEAFAKVRDEVGPSRTALGSALRGEQFDGAALRELFARHDVAMDNLRRTVQGGLAQVHEALDPRQRRELADLIELGFGYGWRGGYGGHGRCGGRGGWRGDGQQMV; this is encoded by the coding sequence ATGTTCGGATTCTTCTTCGGTACCGCATGCCTCGCGGGCCTCATCTACACGCTGCGCGGCGGGCGTCGCTGGCACCACCATCACCGCGGCGGGGGGCGCTGGGGCCGCGCCCGGCTGCGCTGGCTGTTCGAGCGGCTGGAGACTTCGCCCGGCCAGGAGAAGGTCATCGTCAAGACGGTGGAGGAGCTGACGGAGGCCTTCGCCAAGGTGCGCGACGAGGTGGGCCCGAGCCGCACCGCCCTGGGCAGCGCGCTGCGGGGTGAGCAGTTCGACGGGGCCGCGCTGCGCGAGCTGTTCGCGCGTCACGACGTGGCCATGGACAACCTGCGCCGCACGGTGCAGGGCGGCCTAGCGCAGGTGCACGAGGCGCTGGACCCGCGGCAGCGCCGCGAGCTGGCGGACCTCATCGAGCTCGGCTTCGGCTACGGCTGGCGCGGCGGCTACGGCGGCCACGGCCGTTGTGGCGGGCGCGGGGGCTGGCGCGGCGATGGCCAGCAGATGGTGTGA
- a CDS encoding cold-shock protein, whose protein sequence is MAIGTVKWFNDAKGFGFIAQDNGEDVFCHHSAINMDGFRTLQEGQKVEFEVTKGPKGLQAQNVRAAG, encoded by the coding sequence ATGGCAATCGGTACTGTGAAGTGGTTCAACGACGCCAAGGGTTTCGGCTTCATCGCTCAGGACAACGGTGAGGACGTGTTCTGCCACCACTCCGCCATCAACATGGATGGCTTCCGCACCCTCCAGGAGGGGCAGAAGGTGGAGTTCGAGGTCACCAAGGGCCCCAAGGGCCTGCAGGCGCAGAACGTCCGCGCGGCAGGGTAG
- a CDS encoding cupin domain-containing protein: MGDTSVKKVESRHSPKGDMGQKYLASGVRLSMRLWEDEPPGEPAPASARDYETVGYVMKGRAELHLEGQVILLNPGDSWLVPRGSSHTYKVLETFTAVEATSPPASVHGRDEGKDAHGKPAKA, encoded by the coding sequence ATGGGCGACACCAGCGTGAAGAAGGTCGAGAGTCGGCACTCTCCCAAGGGAGACATGGGGCAGAAGTACCTGGCGTCCGGCGTCCGCCTGTCCATGCGGCTGTGGGAGGACGAGCCTCCCGGTGAGCCCGCGCCCGCCTCCGCCCGCGACTACGAGACGGTCGGCTACGTGATGAAGGGCCGCGCCGAATTGCACCTGGAGGGGCAGGTCATCCTGCTCAACCCCGGTGATTCGTGGCTCGTGCCGCGCGGCTCGTCGCACACGTACAAGGTGCTGGAGACGTTCACCGCCGTGGAGGCCACCAGCCCGCCGGCCTCGGTGCATGGCCGCGACGAGGGCAAGGACGCGCACGGCAAGCCTGCCAAGGCGTGA
- a CDS encoding Z1 domain-containing protein, which yields MSKPVHPQQSTRITQVGDLFNEYLESIASSMGDTAAAQTRETAISVVSNCVSAYVEAFGEGRVGKNASGKLAPKAPGESSNVANVTGLLYGKVQSGKTNTSMATVALALENGFRCFVVLTSDNTLLGTLIAKDFKDQLASGPVVYDWEEWHTDPKEFGKRIRQDSRLEDTGVVFITTKNTHHLKNLSVVLREARARNFPALILDDEADNASLDTTKASRSRGNEIEPGATYARIGDIRKELVEHVYLQITATPQSLFLQAVDDPCKPRFCVMSKPGDGYVGGRDFFSEDSVMQREVDPDEFDALRSGKITVGTGPRAPRGLRDALTLFFLGCAQMRLQDPSLVRFSFLAHIDITRVNHGELRTVINDHVTWLDKSLRGRLSASDTKDAEADLARACDDLKKTTKGLRPLNELRKSVERSLRNVRAEIINSDTGGQQVPYQNGPNIFVGGNRLSRGVRIDNLMVTYYGRDAKVKLMDTVHQHARMFGYREKLRATTRLFSTRAILDSFKIIHDADEGLREAIGQDPTNLELKPVWIGPKLKPTRANVLNPFELGVVLPGRNIYPWCPKYKATEVVSLTKELDSLLEGYEDKKYHDVSVSFIAKILALTPGEERDGWIWTDGRVREILRALEGTKIGINRGLLHISTKKGAGHEVERKIGTPTDTADGKELAQAKKLYGQTVPILFLRKQRGTAKKYKWDDCPFYAPTLALPRGKFAFMFSNV from the coding sequence ATGAGTAAGCCTGTTCATCCCCAGCAATCAACCCGCATCACGCAAGTGGGGGACCTGTTTAATGAGTATTTAGAAAGCATCGCATCAAGCATGGGCGACACAGCAGCAGCGCAGACCAGGGAGACCGCGATCTCCGTGGTATCAAACTGCGTGTCCGCGTACGTAGAAGCTTTTGGCGAAGGGCGCGTGGGCAAGAATGCCTCAGGCAAGCTTGCTCCGAAGGCCCCTGGCGAGTCTTCCAATGTCGCGAACGTCACAGGGCTTCTCTATGGAAAGGTCCAGAGTGGAAAGACGAATACATCCATGGCTACGGTAGCATTGGCTCTGGAGAACGGGTTCCGCTGCTTTGTAGTCCTTACCTCGGACAATACGCTGCTCGGAACGTTGATCGCAAAGGACTTCAAGGATCAACTCGCCTCAGGACCGGTTGTCTATGACTGGGAGGAGTGGCACACCGATCCCAAGGAGTTCGGCAAGCGCATCCGCCAGGACAGCCGCCTCGAAGACACCGGCGTCGTCTTCATTACTACCAAGAACACCCATCACCTTAAGAACCTCTCCGTCGTGCTCCGAGAAGCCCGGGCTCGCAATTTCCCGGCCCTCATCTTGGACGACGAAGCTGATAACGCAAGCCTCGATACCACCAAGGCCTCTCGCTCCCGCGGGAACGAGATTGAGCCCGGAGCGACTTACGCCCGTATCGGCGACATTCGAAAAGAGCTAGTGGAACATGTGTATCTTCAAATAACCGCTACTCCGCAGAGTTTGTTTCTGCAGGCGGTTGATGACCCATGCAAACCCCGATTTTGCGTGATGTCGAAGCCGGGAGATGGATACGTCGGCGGCCGCGACTTTTTCTCAGAGGATTCCGTAATGCAGCGCGAGGTCGATCCCGACGAGTTCGACGCGCTTCGTTCCGGGAAAATAACAGTCGGAACTGGACCGAGGGCACCCCGCGGCTTGCGCGACGCGCTCACGTTGTTCTTTCTCGGGTGCGCGCAAATGCGCCTACAGGATCCAAGCTTGGTTCGCTTTTCATTCTTGGCACACATCGATATCACAAGAGTGAACCATGGGGAGCTTCGAACCGTCATTAACGACCACGTAACCTGGCTCGACAAATCCCTTCGCGGGCGACTGTCCGCCAGCGACACCAAAGATGCGGAAGCCGACTTGGCTCGCGCGTGCGACGACCTAAAGAAGACAACAAAAGGGCTGAGGCCGTTGAATGAATTGCGGAAGAGTGTCGAGCGCAGCCTTCGCAACGTCCGTGCGGAGATCATCAATTCCGACACGGGTGGACAACAGGTCCCATATCAAAACGGACCGAACATTTTTGTCGGCGGAAATCGTCTTAGTCGCGGCGTCCGAATCGACAATCTCATGGTCACCTATTACGGACGAGATGCAAAGGTTAAGTTGATGGATACAGTGCATCAGCACGCTCGAATGTTTGGCTATCGCGAAAAACTCCGGGCGACCACACGCTTGTTTTCGACGCGGGCAATCTTGGATTCATTTAAAATCATTCATGACGCAGACGAGGGCTTGCGCGAGGCGATTGGTCAGGACCCGACCAACTTGGAGCTCAAGCCGGTATGGATCGGTCCTAAGTTGAAGCCGACCCGCGCCAACGTCTTGAATCCTTTTGAGTTAGGGGTGGTTTTGCCTGGGCGAAACATTTATCCCTGGTGCCCAAAATACAAGGCCACAGAAGTAGTCTCCCTCACCAAGGAGCTTGATAGCCTTCTTGAGGGATATGAAGACAAGAAATACCACGACGTGTCCGTGAGTTTTATCGCTAAAATCCTTGCCTTGACTCCCGGGGAAGAGCGAGACGGTTGGATTTGGACCGATGGACGTGTTCGGGAAATCCTACGCGCGTTAGAGGGGACGAAGATTGGCATCAACCGCGGGCTGCTGCATATCTCAACAAAAAAGGGCGCTGGTCACGAAGTCGAAAGGAAGATAGGAACTCCTACGGATACCGCCGACGGCAAGGAACTCGCACAAGCAAAAAAACTGTATGGTCAGACTGTGCCAATCCTCTTTCTTCGCAAGCAAAGAGGAACGGCGAAGAAGTACAAATGGGATGACTGCCCATTTTATGCTCCAACGCTTGCATTGCCCCGGGGGAAGTTCGCGTTCATGTTCAGCAACGTATAA
- a CDS encoding transposase, with product MRGEVRGQSSFSLVQPAQRVPQGHPIRRIKALADAQLAALSPVFDAMYSGKGRPSIPPEVLLKACLLIALYSVRSERQLRERLEYDLLFRFFLDMGLDEPGFDASSFAKNKQRLLEADVARRFFEGMVGHAKGQGLMSAEHFTVDGTYPSGECRGRAT from the coding sequence ATGCGCGGAGAGGTCAGGGGTCAGTCGAGCTTCAGCCTGGTGCAGCCGGCGCAGCGAGTGCCGCAGGGCCACCCCATCCGGCGCATCAAAGCGCTGGCGGACGCCCAGCTCGCAGCGCTCTCGCCCGTCTTCGACGCCATGTACTCGGGCAAGGGGCGGCCGAGCATTCCGCCCGAGGTGCTGCTCAAGGCGTGCCTGCTCATCGCGCTCTACAGCGTCAGAAGCGAGCGGCAGTTGCGTGAGCGGCTGGAGTACGACCTCCTCTTCCGCTTCTTCCTGGACATGGGCCTGGATGAGCCAGGCTTCGATGCGTCGAGCTTCGCGAAGAATAAGCAGCGGCTGCTGGAAGCCGACGTAGCCCGGCGATTCTTCGAGGGCATGGTGGGCCATGCCAAGGGCCAGGGGCTGATGTCCGCCGAGCACTTCACGGTGGACGGCACGTATCCGTCCGGTGAATGCCGTGGCCGGGCCACTTGA
- a CDS encoding MerR family transcriptional regulator — protein sequence MSGLLYAIGEVSRITGLSVKALRLYQEKGLLLPSRVDPSSGYRYYTERDIAQAHTLRALRDLRLSLEEIRGVLEGLDQGASPSEQLARVRARLADEAASAQRSVLALDTLLRHQEQAEAYLRAPPPLLERWLPGVRAAVHRARGRYSDASVVFPRLFAACGPHVGGAPFCLYHEAEFREDDADISWCVPLVPGARPEGVHVEEVPEVQAATLVHTGPPDSVGPSWARLFAQLHAHERVPAVPLRETFLRVGANEAASSATWLTELALSWEASGLRAPCPSGTGWPKK from the coding sequence GTGAGTGGACTGCTGTACGCCATCGGTGAGGTGTCACGCATCACCGGCTTGAGCGTGAAGGCGCTGCGCCTCTACCAGGAGAAGGGGTTGCTGCTGCCCTCGCGCGTGGACCCCTCCTCCGGCTACCGCTATTACACCGAGCGCGACATCGCCCAGGCCCACACCCTGCGGGCGCTGCGAGACCTGCGACTGTCGCTGGAGGAGATTCGTGGGGTGCTCGAGGGGCTGGACCAGGGCGCATCCCCATCCGAGCAGCTCGCAAGGGTGCGCGCCCGGCTCGCCGACGAAGCGGCCAGCGCCCAGCGGTCGGTGCTGGCCCTGGACACACTGCTGCGACACCAGGAGCAGGCGGAGGCGTACCTGCGCGCGCCTCCTCCCTTGCTGGAGCGGTGGCTTCCCGGGGTGCGTGCCGCCGTGCACCGCGCGAGGGGGCGCTATTCGGACGCGTCGGTGGTCTTCCCGCGCCTGTTCGCCGCATGCGGCCCGCACGTAGGCGGTGCGCCCTTCTGCCTCTACCACGAGGCGGAATTCCGCGAGGACGACGCGGACATCTCCTGGTGCGTGCCCCTGGTCCCTGGTGCCCGGCCCGAGGGCGTCCACGTTGAGGAGGTGCCCGAGGTACAGGCGGCCACGCTCGTCCACACCGGGCCTCCCGACTCGGTGGGCCCCTCCTGGGCGCGACTTTTCGCCCAGCTCCATGCGCACGAGCGCGTCCCGGCCGTCCCCCTGCGCGAAACCTTCCTGCGCGTGGGCGCGAACGAAGCGGCGTCCTCCGCCACCTGGCTTACCGAGCTCGCGCTGTCCTGGGAGGCGTCGGGCCTGCGCGCGCCTTGTCCATCGGGGACCGGATGGCCGAAGAAGTAG
- a CDS encoding alpha/beta fold hydrolase, producing MMVLAFGALVLLVGVAAGAWWWMGRGLFQPGTVEQSLAARSETLEVPPGQRADASHWQVAPDVQLHHVAVGQGRDVVVVHGGPGHPPAAPWRAAVLTGDALRWHFYDQRGCGASSRPLTHAPPDGTWKAMQQVEARLGLAAQLADLERIRRLLGQERLTLVGHSFGALVAALYAAEWPERVEALVLVAPAPLVTMPAGDGDLFTQVGARLDAEGQRAMDAWMTHTFNFPARLKEDEATLAEHFARFGPLYAQAVRKERPGARLPDSGTPGGLLSLGLYLSLGRHHDWSAWLGRVRAPTLVIHGAEDLQPRAATARVVQALPHARLVELAGSGHFPFEEQPEAFAATLRAFLTEEKR from the coding sequence ATGATGGTGTTGGCATTCGGAGCACTCGTCCTGCTGGTGGGCGTGGCGGCAGGCGCGTGGTGGTGGATGGGTCGCGGACTCTTCCAGCCGGGCACGGTGGAACAGTCGCTGGCCGCGCGGAGTGAGACGCTGGAAGTGCCCCCCGGACAGCGGGCCGACGCCTCCCACTGGCAGGTTGCGCCGGACGTGCAACTGCACCACGTGGCCGTGGGCCAGGGCCGGGACGTCGTCGTCGTACACGGCGGTCCAGGACATCCTCCAGCAGCACCGTGGCGCGCGGCCGTCCTCACCGGAGATGCGCTGCGCTGGCACTTCTACGACCAGCGCGGCTGCGGTGCGTCCTCCCGGCCCCTCACCCACGCTCCGCCGGACGGAACATGGAAGGCCATGCAGCAGGTGGAGGCGCGGCTGGGGCTCGCCGCGCAGCTGGCGGACCTGGAGCGCATCCGGCGCCTGCTCGGGCAGGAGCGCCTCACGTTGGTGGGGCACTCCTTCGGGGCGCTGGTGGCCGCGCTCTACGCGGCGGAGTGGCCAGAGCGGGTGGAGGCCCTCGTGCTGGTGGCGCCCGCGCCGCTGGTGACGATGCCCGCGGGCGACGGGGACCTCTTCACCCAGGTCGGCGCGCGGTTGGACGCGGAGGGGCAGCGAGCGATGGATGCGTGGATGACGCACACCTTCAACTTCCCCGCGCGTTTGAAGGAGGATGAGGCCACGCTGGCTGAGCACTTCGCCCGCTTCGGTCCCCTCTACGCTCAGGCCGTGCGGAAGGAGCGTCCCGGAGCACGGCTGCCCGACTCCGGCACACCAGGAGGACTGCTGTCCCTGGGGCTCTACCTCAGCCTGGGGCGCCACCACGACTGGAGTGCCTGGCTCGGGAGGGTGCGCGCGCCCACCCTCGTCATCCATGGCGCCGAGGACCTGCAGCCGCGTGCCGCCACCGCCCGCGTGGTACAAGCCCTGCCTCATGCGCGGCTGGTGGAACTCGCGGGCAGCGGGCACTTCCCCTTCGAGGAGCAACCCGAGGCCTTCGCGGCCACCCTGCGCGCCTTCCTCACGGAGGAGAAGCGGTGA